In Caproicibacterium amylolyticum, a genomic segment contains:
- a CDS encoding VirB4 family type IV secretion system protein translates to MAKQQKTKTPPQEDIRMQEFLDMIAPSVIKFFTDYFICGNTFRCVWALREYPTTTDEQAILRYLGEKDGVTLHLYTRHVTPMEEKKIISNAANKNRMQRSSTQDLQQTVTAESNLQDVTTLVTQMHRSKEPLLHTAVYIELSAHSLEQLGLLQTEVLTELIRSKLNVDKLLLRQQQGFQSVIPSGWNAFSSQFERVVPASSAANLYPFNYSGKTDPHGFYLGRDKFGSNIIVDFDKRDDDKTNSNILILGNSGQGKSHLLKLILCNILESGKSVICLDPEHEYVDLAENLGGCFADLMSGQYMINPLEPKTWDEGGSPEDKEAPQAFRQRTKLSQHVSFLKDFFRCYKNFSDRHIDVIEIMLGKLYEKWGLSDRTDFSKLEAADYPILSDLYALIEDEYKSYDQAKYQLYTAELLQEILLGLHSMCQGAESKFFNGHTNVTSNRFIVFGVKGLLQASRNVKSALLFNVLSFMSDKLLTEGNTAASIDELYLFLTNNGGGNGNNYVVIEYIRSCMKRVRKKDSAMILASQNLEDFNIEGIRELTKPLFSIPTHAFLFNAGNIDKHFYIDSLQLEESEYNLIRYPQRGVCLYKCGNERYNLMVTAPEYKSKLFGTAGGR, encoded by the coding sequence ATGGCAAAGCAGCAGAAGACGAAAACGCCGCCGCAGGAGGATATCCGCATGCAGGAATTTCTGGACATGATCGCACCCTCGGTGATCAAGTTTTTCACGGATTATTTTATCTGCGGCAACACATTTCGGTGCGTTTGGGCTTTGCGTGAATACCCGACGACGACCGATGAGCAGGCCATCTTACGCTATCTCGGAGAAAAAGACGGCGTAACCCTGCACCTCTACACCAGGCATGTCACACCCATGGAGGAAAAGAAAATCATCTCAAATGCTGCGAACAAAAACCGTATGCAGCGGAGCAGCACACAGGATCTTCAACAAACCGTCACAGCTGAGTCGAATTTACAAGACGTCACCACCCTTGTCACACAGATGCACCGGAGTAAGGAGCCGCTTCTGCATACGGCGGTTTACATCGAGCTCTCCGCCCACAGTCTGGAACAGCTCGGTCTGCTTCAAACCGAAGTGCTGACAGAACTCATTCGTTCCAAGCTCAATGTGGATAAACTCCTGCTCCGCCAGCAGCAGGGATTCCAGAGCGTCATCCCCTCAGGCTGGAATGCGTTTTCCAGCCAATTTGAGCGGGTCGTGCCCGCAAGCTCCGCCGCCAACCTGTACCCCTTTAATTATTCGGGCAAAACAGATCCCCATGGCTTTTACCTGGGCCGCGATAAGTTCGGCTCGAATATAATCGTGGACTTCGACAAGCGGGACGATGATAAAACCAACAGCAATATTTTGATCCTTGGCAATAGCGGCCAGGGCAAAAGCCACCTTTTGAAGCTGATCCTCTGCAATATCCTTGAATCCGGAAAAAGCGTGATCTGCCTCGATCCGGAACATGAATACGTCGATCTGGCCGAAAACCTCGGGGGGTGTTTTGCCGACCTCATGAGCGGTCAATATATGATAAACCCTTTGGAGCCCAAGACCTGGGACGAAGGCGGCAGCCCCGAGGACAAGGAAGCGCCCCAGGCATTCCGGCAGCGGACAAAGCTCAGCCAGCATGTTTCTTTCCTGAAGGACTTTTTCCGCTGTTACAAGAATTTTTCCGACCGCCACATCGATGTTATCGAAATCATGCTGGGTAAGCTCTATGAAAAATGGGGGCTCAGCGACCGCACCGATTTCAGCAAGCTGGAGGCCGCTGATTACCCCATCCTTTCCGACCTGTACGCGCTGATTGAGGATGAGTACAAAAGCTACGACCAGGCAAAATATCAGCTCTACACCGCCGAGCTCCTGCAGGAAATCCTGCTGGGGCTCCACTCCATGTGCCAGGGCGCCGAGAGCAAATTCTTCAACGGCCATACCAATGTGACTTCCAACCGCTTTATTGTGTTTGGCGTCAAGGGATTACTGCAGGCCAGCCGGAATGTCAAGAGCGCTCTCCTGTTCAACGTCCTTTCCTTTATGTCCGACAAACTGCTGACCGAAGGCAATACGGCCGCCAGCATCGACGAGCTGTATCTGTTCCTGACCAACAATGGCGGCGGCAACGGTAACAATTATGTGGTCATTGAGTATATTCGAAGCTGCATGAAGCGGGTACGGAAAAAGGACTCCGCCATGATTCTGGCCTCGCAGAATCTCGAAGATTTCAACATCGAGGGCATCAGGGAGCTGACGAAGCCGCTGTTTTCCATCCCCACGCACGCGTTCCTCTTCAACGCTGGCAACATCGACAAGCATTTTTACATCGACTCCCTGCAGCTCGAGGAATCCGAGTACAACCTGATCCGTTACCCCCAGCGGGGCGTCTGCTTGTATAAATGCGGCAACGAGCGGTATAACCTGATGGTCACCGCACCGGAGTACAAATCAAAACTCTTCGGTACGGCCGGAGGCCGCTGA
- a CDS encoding DNA methylase: MENRTYIAIDLKSFYASVECVERGLDPLTTNLVVADASRTEKTICLAVSPSLKAYGIPGRARLFEVVQKVKEVNAGQLRKAPGRAFSGASCNDTELKSSPGLSLDYIVATPRMAYYIEYSTRIYNIYLKYIAPEDIHVYSIDEVFIDATAYLNTYNLSARELAKEMILDVLKTTGITATAGIGANLYLSKIAMDIQAKHIPADNNGMRIAELDEMSYRRLLWSHRPLTDFWRVGKGYAKNLEEHGLFTMGDIARCSLGKPTDYYNEDLLYRLFGVNAELLIDHAWGWEPCTIADIKAYKPGSNSVGSGQVLQSAYTFDKAKLIVREMTDLLVLDLVDKRLVTDQLVLTAGYDIENLTNPTIKKSYHGAITMDHYGRAVPKSAHGSINLGRPTSSTKLILDAVAKLFDRIIDKNLLIRRVNITANHVVDEGTVQKADNFEQLDLFTDYAAAQAKKEDEKAELAREKKVQKTMLEIKKKHGKNAILRGMNLEEGATTIDRNRQIGGHKA; encoded by the coding sequence ATGGAGAACAGGACCTATATCGCAATCGATCTAAAATCCTTCTACGCTTCGGTCGAGTGCGTGGAACGAGGGCTTGATCCGCTGACCACCAACCTCGTTGTCGCTGATGCAAGCCGCACCGAAAAAACCATCTGCCTCGCCGTCTCTCCTTCCCTCAAAGCATACGGCATCCCCGGCAGGGCGAGGCTGTTTGAGGTCGTACAGAAGGTCAAGGAAGTAAATGCGGGACAGCTGCGCAAAGCACCGGGACGAGCCTTTTCCGGTGCCTCCTGTAACGATACCGAACTGAAATCCTCACCGGGTCTTTCGTTGGATTATATTGTCGCAACGCCAAGAATGGCCTATTATATAGAGTACAGCACACGGATTTACAATATCTACCTGAAGTACATCGCGCCCGAGGATATTCATGTCTACTCCATTGACGAGGTGTTTATTGATGCCACCGCATATCTGAACACCTACAATCTCTCAGCCCGTGAGCTTGCCAAGGAAATGATTCTGGATGTACTCAAAACAACTGGCATTACAGCAACGGCGGGAATTGGCGCAAACCTGTACCTCAGCAAGATCGCTATGGATATCCAGGCAAAGCACATACCGGCTGATAACAACGGTATGCGGATCGCTGAATTAGACGAAATGAGCTACCGTCGCCTGCTGTGGTCGCACCGGCCTTTAACAGACTTTTGGCGCGTCGGAAAAGGATATGCCAAGAATCTGGAGGAACACGGCCTCTTTACGATGGGGGATATTGCGAGATGCTCTCTCGGTAAACCTACCGATTACTATAACGAGGATTTACTGTACAGACTGTTCGGCGTCAACGCCGAGCTGCTGATCGACCACGCATGGGGGTGGGAGCCATGCACGATTGCCGATATTAAAGCATATAAGCCAGGCTCAAACAGTGTTGGATCGGGGCAGGTGCTGCAATCCGCCTATACTTTTGACAAAGCGAAGCTGATCGTGCGGGAAATGACCGATCTGCTGGTACTCGATCTGGTGGATAAACGGCTTGTGACCGACCAGCTTGTCTTGACGGCCGGATATGATATCGAAAATCTGACAAATCCGACGATAAAAAAATCATATCACGGGGCAATTACCATGGATCACTATGGACGCGCCGTTCCGAAATCCGCGCATGGTTCAATAAATCTTGGCAGACCGACCTCGTCTACAAAGCTAATATTGGATGCCGTCGCAAAGCTGTTTGACCGCATCATTGACAAAAATCTCCTGATCAGAAGAGTCAACATTACAGCAAATCATGTTGTTGATGAGGGAACTGTTCAAAAGGCGGACAACTTTGAACAGCTTGATCTCTTTACGGATTACGCGGCTGCGCAGGCGAAAAAAGAGGATGAAAAAGCCGAACTTGCACGAGAAAAAAAGGTGCAGAAAACAATGCTGGAGATAAAAAAGAAACACGGCAAGAACGCCATTCTAAGGGGTATGAATCTGGAGGAAGGCGCTACCACAATAGATCGGAACAGGCAGATTGGAGGGCACAAGGCATGA
- a CDS encoding DNA cytosine methyltransferase, whose translation MSTSLTMGSLFDGIGGFPLAGSRQGFTPLWASEIEPFPIRVTKLHFSNMIHVGDITQLNGADLPPVDVVCGGSPCQDLSTAGKRAGLQGARSGLFMEQIRVIKEMRTHDAGTGRTADAVRPQYMVWENVPGAFSSADGEDFRIVLEETCRIVNGAISVPRPPGGVWYAAGCIMGDQFSLAWRIYDAQYWGLAQRRKRVYLVADFGGCTAPEILFEQDRLFGDPAPGEETRERPPAGAANGSGDSGRDPVNIGADSSLVAFACNQRDEVRNLHNVSGAIQAQPGMKQQTFIAHPSKETQTSNCLTPWDTQQKRIFTEKSVAPTLAGVDGNGGRNPGGLLLSAGVVSKGNGECFLTPEQHTALSSGGGQAGQGYPCVLTAAFSTGAGAAAGGIGYREECAPTLKATEGGNMVPGVLCLNDQGGSRIDLSGNLSGTLRAQEHGHTPLVMGEPELYENHGIDSRYTGPHGVAPTISARYGTGGNNVPLISQPSEGVGSDLPTGQSYCIAGNIIDRQDHNGGNGIGVQPNISYTLNTADRHCVFSQQRSDEYTPNGVVSTQSARQYKDATDLVCDTDIAGINCRAGSEKGDLCGTPQSHPGGGSLSTQHSVRTGKLIRRLTPLECERLQGFPDHWTDIPGACDSARYKALGNSVAIPCVEHVLRGIAYFLLKIRNEKD comes from the coding sequence ATGAGCACTTCACTGACCATGGGCAGTCTATTCGACGGGATAGGCGGCTTTCCCCTGGCTGGCAGCCGGCAGGGCTTCACCCCTCTGTGGGCCAGCGAGATCGAGCCGTTTCCCATCCGGGTGACCAAACTTCATTTTTCAAATATGATTCACGTAGGCGACATTACGCAGCTCAACGGGGCAGATTTGCCCCCTGTGGACGTGGTCTGCGGGGGCAGCCCGTGCCAGGATCTGAGCACTGCGGGAAAGCGGGCGGGGCTCCAGGGCGCGCGTTCCGGGCTGTTTATGGAACAGATCCGGGTGATCAAGGAGATGAGAACACATGACGCAGGAACCGGACGGACAGCTGACGCTGTTCGCCCCCAATACATGGTCTGGGAGAACGTCCCCGGCGCCTTCTCCAGCGCCGATGGAGAGGATTTCCGTATCGTGCTGGAGGAAACCTGCCGAATTGTCAACGGCGCCATATCTGTTCCTCGACCTCCGGGCGGGGTGTGGTACGCTGCTGGGTGCATTATGGGAGATCAATTCTCCCTCGCTTGGAGAATATACGACGCTCAATACTGGGGCCTCGCCCAGCGCCGCAAAAGGGTGTACCTTGTCGCAGATTTTGGAGGCTGTACCGCACCCGAAATATTATTTGAGCAAGACCGCCTGTTTGGGGATCCTGCGCCGGGCGAGGAAACGCGGGAAAGACCTCCCGCCGGTGCTGCAAATGGCTCTGGAGATTCAGGCAGGGATCCGGTCAACATAGGCGCGGATAGCAGTCTTGTTGCCTTTGCCTGCAACCAGCGGGACGAGGTGCGGAATCTCCATAATGTGTCCGGCGCCATTCAAGCCCAGCCGGGGATGAAGCAGCAGACTTTTATCGCTCATCCGTCCAAGGAAACGCAGACTTCCAACTGCCTGACTCCATGGGACACCCAGCAGAAGCGGATCTTTACGGAAAAAAGTGTCGCTCCGACGCTTGCCGGTGTGGATGGAAACGGCGGCAGAAACCCCGGTGGACTCCTACTGTCTGCGGGCGTAGTCAGCAAAGGAAACGGCGAGTGCTTTCTCACACCTGAACAGCATACGGCTCTTTCATCGGGTGGCGGGCAGGCAGGCCAGGGGTATCCCTGCGTCCTGACCGCCGCCTTTTCCACGGGGGCCGGTGCTGCGGCGGGCGGCATCGGATATCGTGAGGAATGCGCGCCGACCCTTAAAGCGACCGAAGGCGGCAACATGGTGCCAGGCGTTCTGTGTCTGAACGATCAGGGCGGGAGCCGCATCGATCTGAGCGGCAACCTCTCCGGTACGCTCCGGGCGCAGGAGCATGGGCACACGCCTCTCGTGATGGGCGAACCGGAGTTATATGAAAACCACGGGATCGATTCCCGCTACACCGGGCCGCACGGCGTGGCGCCCACAATATCCGCGCGGTACGGAACGGGCGGCAACAACGTGCCGCTGATCAGCCAGCCGAGCGAAGGGGTCGGCTCCGACCTTCCTACCGGTCAGAGTTACTGCATCGCCGGCAACATTATCGACCGGCAGGATCATAACGGCGGCAACGGGATCGGCGTTCAACCAAACATCAGCTACACGCTGAACACCGCGGACCGGCATTGTGTCTTTTCTCAGCAACGAAGCGACGAGTACACGCCGAACGGCGTGGTCAGCACCCAGAGTGCCCGCCAGTATAAAGATGCGACCGATCTCGTGTGCGACACCGACATCGCGGGAATCAACTGCCGTGCCGGATCGGAAAAGGGCGACCTGTGCGGTACGCCACAGTCTCATCCAGGCGGCGGCTCTCTCAGTACCCAGCATTCGGTCCGGACCGGAAAGCTCATCCGGCGGCTGACACCGCTCGAATGCGAACGGCTCCAGGGCTTTCCCGATCACTGGACGGATATCCCCGGCGCATGTGACAGCGCGCGGTACAAGGCCCTCGGAAACAGCGTGGCGATCCCCTGTGTGGAGCATGTGCTCCGGGGGATCGCTTATTTTTTGCTCAAAATCAGAAATGAAAAGGACTGA
- a CDS encoding DUF4406 domain-containing protein — protein MKLVYICSPYAGSIEENVRFAKAACRYAMKQGCAPIAPHLLYPQFLNDAVPMEREAGILMGLRVLASCEELWVCGNHTSEGMEKEIAEAKRLGIPVRRISAEQIQKKQAIRQYGILARRSALSVCGFAEAWVKQDGEPVTFDTYEEAAAEAGQLNEGIGPVNRTVEYFPQERCPLPEETPSFGMSMRL, from the coding sequence TTGAAACTGGTCTATATCTGTTCCCCATACGCGGGGAGCATTGAGGAAAATGTCCGCTTTGCCAAAGCCGCGTGCCGGTACGCTATGAAGCAGGGCTGCGCACCCATTGCCCCGCACCTTCTGTACCCGCAGTTTTTGAACGACGCCGTTCCCATGGAAAGAGAAGCCGGTATCCTAATGGGGCTGCGGGTTTTAGCCTCCTGCGAAGAACTGTGGGTGTGTGGAAATCATACCAGCGAGGGCATGGAAAAAGAAATTGCTGAAGCAAAGCGGCTCGGCATTCCGGTCCGCAGGATATCGGCTGAACAAATTCAGAAAAAACAAGCCATCAGGCAGTACGGCATTCTGGCGCGCCGCAGCGCCTTGTCGGTCTGCGGCTTCGCCGAGGCGTGGGTGAAACAGGATGGAGAGCCGGTAACATTTGACACCTACGAGGAAGCGGCCGCCGAAGCAGGGCAGCTTAATGAAGGAATAGGGCCCGTCAACCGGACGGTAGAATATTTTCCGCAGGAAAGATGTCCCCTGCCGGAAGAAACGCCCTCCTTCGGCATGAGCATGCGGCTATGA
- a CDS encoding conjugal transfer protein TrbL family protein: MFIWNFVAGTVLNQIIDWIYSQIVGFLGNFFAQMGDMGAELFDMDWVKSIVLFFVYLAWALYGTGLVVAVFECAIEYQSGRGSIKDTALNAIKGFMAVGLFSTVPVELYKLSVSLQSSLTAGITGYGSGISGLASSIITGLNSAGTLEQAASTNVFGGLGAITSPILILFILILMGYAVIKVFFSNLKRGGILLIQIAVGSLYMFSVPRGYIDGFVSWCKQIVGLCLTTFLQATILCAGLLVVKDHALLGLGLMLSAGEIPRIAGAFGLDTSTKANLMSAAYAAQTAVSITRTIAKAVAK; the protein is encoded by the coding sequence GTGTTCATCTGGAATTTCGTAGCCGGAACCGTGCTCAATCAGATTATCGACTGGATCTATAGTCAGATCGTCGGCTTCCTTGGAAACTTTTTCGCGCAGATGGGAGACATGGGCGCCGAGCTGTTCGACATGGATTGGGTGAAGTCCATCGTTCTCTTTTTCGTTTACCTGGCCTGGGCACTATACGGCACGGGTCTTGTGGTGGCGGTTTTCGAGTGCGCCATTGAGTATCAGTCCGGCCGCGGCAGCATCAAAGACACAGCCCTCAACGCCATCAAGGGTTTTATGGCAGTAGGGCTTTTTTCGACCGTGCCGGTGGAGCTGTATAAGCTGTCCGTATCCCTACAGAGCAGCCTGACGGCGGGCATTACCGGCTATGGTTCGGGAATCAGCGGCCTTGCAAGCTCAATCATCACCGGGCTTAACTCGGCAGGCACACTGGAACAGGCGGCAAGCACCAATGTATTCGGCGGGCTCGGCGCCATTACCAGCCCCATTCTGATCTTGTTTATCCTCATTCTCATGGGGTACGCCGTGATTAAAGTATTTTTCAGCAACCTCAAACGCGGCGGAATCCTGCTGATCCAGATCGCAGTGGGAAGTCTGTATATGTTCAGCGTCCCGCGCGGCTACATTGACGGATTTGTATCATGGTGCAAACAGATCGTCGGGTTGTGCCTGACGACGTTTCTGCAGGCGACCATCCTCTGCGCCGGTCTGCTGGTGGTCAAAGACCATGCCCTGCTGGGGCTTGGGCTGATGCTGTCGGCCGGCGAAATTCCCCGCATTGCCGGGGCTTTCGGACTTGATACGTCAACCAAGGCCAACCTCATGAGCGCGGCGTATGCCGCACAAACCGCAGTGTCTATCACCCGCACCATTGCGAAGGCGGTGGCGAAGTAA
- a CDS encoding DUF3852 domain-containing protein, with translation MKKRKKFVILICMALVMLSVFCITASAAGSGDVAGAVQSTWSTASQQIKTVVNKVVFPAIDLILAVFFFAKLGTAYFDYRKQGQFEWAAPAILFACLVFTLTAPLYIWGVIGM, from the coding sequence ATGAAAAAGCGGAAGAAGTTTGTGATTCTCATTTGCATGGCTTTAGTGATGCTCTCCGTGTTTTGTATCACAGCGTCCGCAGCCGGCAGCGGCGACGTGGCGGGGGCGGTACAGAGTACCTGGTCGACTGCTTCCCAGCAGATCAAGACGGTGGTCAACAAAGTGGTTTTCCCCGCTATTGATCTGATTCTTGCTGTTTTCTTCTTTGCCAAACTTGGCACGGCTTATTTCGACTACAGAAAGCAGGGCCAATTTGAGTGGGCCGCGCCAGCCATTTTGTTTGCGTGCTTAGTTTTCACCTTGACGGCCCCCCTTTATATCTGGGGTGTCATCGGGATGTAG
- a CDS encoding DUF6550 family protein: protein MKKLPDRAKRSLTIAGIGVVCVAVIIGISYQLKAEGAKDVDVTPSSSASSSEVTVSPIGTDNNTTESTAPSSSASSQAQEASSKADQAIQPDVSKPAAPSSKPAAQGSTTNPSKAPTYSSKDTSPGKGSGDQNFQKKDGKIYVPGFGWVTNNGGGGSGSTASDMYENGNKVGQMD, encoded by the coding sequence ATGAAGAAATTACCTGACAGAGCCAAAAGGTCGCTGACCATCGCCGGCATCGGCGTGGTGTGTGTGGCTGTGATAATCGGGATTTCCTATCAGCTTAAGGCCGAGGGAGCCAAAGACGTTGACGTCACACCGTCCTCCTCAGCCTCCTCCAGCGAAGTGACTGTCTCACCTATCGGGACGGATAATAATACAACGGAAAGCACGGCGCCTTCTTCGTCCGCATCCTCCCAGGCACAGGAAGCTTCAAGCAAGGCGGATCAGGCGATCCAGCCCGATGTATCGAAACCCGCGGCACCTTCCTCCAAGCCTGCCGCACAGGGCAGCACCACCAATCCTTCCAAGGCACCGACGTATAGCTCGAAGGATACTTCTCCAGGCAAGGGATCCGGAGATCAAAACTTTCAGAAAAAAGACGGGAAAATCTATGTCCCCGGATTTGGATGGGTAACGAACAACGGCGGCGGTGGCTCGGGAAGTACAGCGAGCGATATGTATGAAAACGGAAACAAGGTCGGACAGATGGACTGA
- a CDS encoding DUF4320 family protein, with product MLKRLRSRRGEGYIDIAVLVLCAMLVIAFAVKLFPVYIEKNQLDSFATELCREAEISGRIGTETDARARELEEQTGLHPSVDWSRTGKIPLDQEFTVTVSAQANIGLFGGLGSFPINLEGKANGKSEIYWK from the coding sequence GTGCTGAAACGGCTCCGCTCCCGCCGCGGGGAAGGTTATATCGACATCGCGGTGCTGGTGCTCTGCGCCATGCTGGTCATCGCTTTCGCGGTCAAACTGTTTCCCGTGTATATAGAGAAAAACCAGCTGGACTCCTTTGCCACGGAGCTGTGCCGGGAAGCGGAGATCTCAGGCCGCATCGGTACGGAAACGGACGCACGGGCGCGGGAACTGGAGGAACAGACCGGGCTGCACCCGTCTGTCGACTGGTCAAGGACAGGTAAAATCCCGCTCGATCAGGAATTCACAGTGACGGTGTCCGCACAGGCAAATATCGGGCTGTTCGGCGGACTCGGCAGTTTTCCGATCAATCTGGAAGGAAAGGCCAACGGGAAAAGCGAAATTTACTGGAAATGA
- a CDS encoding DUF3848 domain-containing protein, translating to MDHQKTLQELQEKLDENYNAFVQGWLNLDTPTLIEKAEEIAATKTVYKAFRASHFRDMEYLLRFRNPLEVVRDQWMEEESYAPDEDMEHVLWSVADRGDAEHSYELDEDFHPPEQQGVKLC from the coding sequence ATGGACCATCAGAAAACGCTGCAGGAGCTTCAGGAAAAGCTCGATGAAAATTACAATGCCTTTGTGCAGGGATGGTTAAATCTCGACACACCGACCCTGATCGAAAAAGCGGAGGAAATCGCCGCAACCAAAACGGTATACAAGGCGTTCCGGGCCAGCCATTTCAGGGACATGGAATATCTGCTCCGGTTTCGGAACCCTCTGGAGGTTGTGCGGGATCAGTGGATGGAGGAAGAATCCTATGCGCCCGATGAGGATATGGAGCATGTTCTCTGGTCGGTCGCGGACCGCGGGGATGCGGAGCATAGTTATGAACTTGACGAGGATTTTCACCCTCCGGAACAGCAGGGGGTGAAACTGTGCTGA
- a CDS encoding secretion protein F encodes MTGLLFLFAALLAAGLFFLLSDLLKLPTLAAAKALLSAGKPRKKAAKSVEAYLMTCAGKLARFIRMNEYKRSRLENTLKAAGIPMTPELYTAYAIVKGGAIAVLAILCLFLLPLLAPVLMLLAALVYFKEVRKADEQLKAKREQIESELPRFVATIEQSLKSSRDVLAMLEHYKQNAGEAFANELGILTADMRSSSYEAALTRFEARFNSPRISDVTRGLIGVLRGDDGAVYFQMLDHDFKALELQRLRGEALKIPPKIRVYSFVMLMCFLFTWLAVMAISIMKSLGTMF; translated from the coding sequence ATGACGGGTCTGCTGTTTCTTTTTGCAGCCCTGCTTGCGGCGGGGCTGTTTTTCCTTCTATCCGATTTGCTGAAGCTTCCGACGCTGGCCGCGGCCAAGGCTTTGCTGAGCGCCGGGAAGCCCCGGAAAAAAGCCGCCAAAAGCGTGGAGGCTTACCTCATGACGTGTGCCGGCAAGCTGGCAAGGTTTATCCGCATGAACGAATACAAACGCAGCCGGTTGGAGAACACCCTCAAGGCGGCTGGAATCCCCATGACGCCGGAGCTTTATACCGCATACGCCATTGTAAAAGGAGGCGCGATCGCCGTATTGGCAATTCTCTGCCTGTTTCTTCTGCCGCTGCTGGCTCCGGTGCTGATGCTGCTTGCCGCCCTTGTATATTTCAAAGAAGTCCGAAAGGCGGACGAGCAGCTCAAGGCGAAACGCGAGCAGATTGAAAGCGAGCTGCCCCGCTTTGTGGCGACCATTGAGCAATCCCTCAAATCCAGCCGCGACGTGCTGGCGATGCTGGAGCATTACAAGCAAAACGCGGGCGAAGCCTTTGCGAACGAGCTGGGAATTCTGACCGCCGACATGCGCTCCTCCTCCTATGAGGCGGCGCTGACCCGCTTTGAGGCTCGGTTCAATTCACCTCGTATATCCGATGTGACGCGCGGCCTGATCGGGGTGCTGCGGGGCGACGACGGAGCGGTATACTTCCAGATGCTCGATCACGACTTCAAGGCGCTGGAGCTCCAGCGGCTGCGCGGCGAGGCGCTTAAAATTCCGCCGAAGATCCGCGTCTATTCCTTTGTGATGCTGATGTGTTTCCTGTTCACATGGCTCGCCGTCATGGCGATCTCAATCATGAAATCCCTCGGCACCATGTTTTAG
- a CDS encoding type II secretion system F family protein encodes MTAIELFACAGLIAGAFMILKLSPLEFADGLFGFLLKRPRSIRDEINETTRRKKPSFLRREIREAQEILRMTGQSERFSMVCAASLLFFALGACVAILMQNVILVPVLAVGLAFLPFLYVRTTAEHFKKNVAAELETALSIVTSAYLRNEDLLTSIEENLPYLNPPVKNVFAEFTARVKLIDPDVEAAIREMKPKIQNEVFQEWCDAVATCQYDRSLKSTLTPIVTKLSDVRVVNAELDYLVFEPRKEFVIMALLVVGNIPLMYFLNRSWYAALMHSLAGQIVLAACAAAIFISGAFVIKLTKPIRYRR; translated from the coding sequence ATGACCGCAATAGAGCTGTTTGCCTGCGCCGGCCTGATCGCCGGCGCATTTATGATTCTGAAGCTCTCGCCGCTGGAATTCGCGGACGGACTGTTCGGCTTTCTGCTGAAACGGCCCCGGAGCATCCGGGATGAGATCAATGAAACCACCAGGCGAAAAAAGCCGTCATTCCTGCGCCGTGAAATCAGAGAGGCGCAGGAAATCCTCCGGATGACCGGACAGAGCGAACGCTTTTCCATGGTCTGCGCGGCGTCGCTCCTGTTCTTCGCTCTCGGAGCGTGCGTTGCCATTCTAATGCAGAATGTGATTCTGGTGCCGGTTCTGGCGGTGGGGCTCGCGTTCCTGCCGTTTCTCTATGTCAGGACGACGGCGGAGCACTTCAAAAAAAACGTCGCCGCCGAACTGGAAACGGCGCTCTCCATTGTCACATCGGCCTATTTGCGCAATGAGGATCTGCTGACCTCGATAGAGGAAAACCTGCCCTATCTGAACCCGCCGGTGAAGAATGTTTTTGCGGAATTTACCGCGCGGGTCAAGCTCATCGACCCCGACGTCGAAGCGGCAATCCGGGAGATGAAACCCAAAATTCAAAACGAAGTGTTTCAGGAATGGTGCGATGCCGTCGCCACGTGTCAATACGATCGGAGCCTGAAAAGCACGCTGACGCCGATTGTTACCAAGCTCTCCGACGTCCGCGTGGTCAACGCCGAGTTGGACTACTTGGTGTTTGAACCGCGAAAGGAATTCGTCATCATGGCGCTGTTGGTTGTCGGCAACATCCCGCTCATGTATTTCCTCAACCGGAGCTGGTACGCGGCGCTGATGCACAGCCTCGCGGGCCAGATCGTCCTTGCGGCCTGTGCCGCGGCGATTTTCATCAGCGGTGCCTTCGTGATCAAACTGACAAAGCCCATCCGCTACAGGAGGTGA